The following coding sequences lie in one Takifugu flavidus isolate HTHZ2018 chromosome 4, ASM371156v2, whole genome shotgun sequence genomic window:
- the LOC130523938 gene encoding intraflagellar transport protein 52 homolog gives MAAVRPLQCDAVAFNASKRELFTISSRYKSMQRRLGVQWSVQSMSGTLSLERLERVRLWITVGPREQFTASELEVLKEYLDGGGHVMVLLGEGGETKYKTNINFLLEELGIVVNKDAVVRNVYHRYLHPKEALVSDGVLNREISRAADKEVKGTFEEPPGNDPKALAFLYPYGATLNVMKPAVAVLSTGSLCFPFNRPVMAFREGKGTGKLVVLGSCHMFSDEYIDKEENSKILDAVLQWIMTDDAGMNGTDAAVPAISEYTMIPDTQVLSEKLQLCFQHNEDHSRNFTSLFDMSLFNFSSASLPRIVSAYKELNVKYEPLHQAIRPNFEAPLPPLQPAVFPPIIRDLSPPVLEQFDLDEAFPSDREDASNSTDDNFEFQKQTPTFHDQRDAQSILSSRICNGVCSMKAR, from the coding sequence ATGGCTGCCGTGCGACCATTACAGTGTGACGCAGTGGCCTTCAATGCTTCCAAACGCGAGTTGTTTACTATCAGCTCCAGGTACAAATCCATGCAGCGCAGGCTGGGAGTGCAGTGGAGCGTCCAAAGCATGAGCGGCACGCTGTCActggagagactggagagggtCAGGTTGTGGATAACTGTTGGACCAAGGGAGCAGTTCACGGCGTCAGAGCTGGAGGTGTTGAAGGAATACCTGGATGGGGGAGGACATGTGATGGTTTTGCttggtgaaggaggagaaaccaAATATAAGACCAACATCAACTTTCTCCTGGAGGAACTTGGAATAGTGGTCAACAAAGACGCGGTTGTGAGGAACGTGTACCACAGGTACTTGCATCCCAAAGAGGCACTTGTGTCTGACGGGGTGTTGAATAGAGAAATTAGTCGAGCTGCCGATAAAGAGGTCAAGGGAACCTTTGAGGAGCCTCCTGGAAATGACCCAAAGGCTCTGGCGTTTCTATATCCATACGGAGCCACGTTGAATGTGATGAAACCTGCTGTGGCGGTTCTCTCCACTGGTTCACTGTGCTTCCCTTTCAACCGGCCTGTGATGGCCTTCCGTGAAGGTAAGGGGACTGGAAAACTGGTCGTGCTGGGTTCCTGCCACATGTTCAGCGATGAATACATagacaaagaggaaaacagcaaaATCCTGGACGCTGTCCTCCAGTGGATCATGACGGATGACGCTGGCATGAACGGGACTGACGCCGCAGTGCCGGCGATTTCAGAATACACCATGATACCGGACACTCAGGTCCTGtcagagaagctccagctgtgTTTCCAGCACAACGAGGACCATTCCAGGAATTTCACGTCTCTTTTCGATATGTCACTGTTTAACTTTTCTTCTGCGTCCCTACCCCGCATCGTCAGCGCTTACAAGGAGCTTAACGTCAAATACGAGCCGCTCCACCAGGCGATCAGGCCAAACTTTGAGGCTCCGCTGCCTCCGCTTCAGCCGGCCGTCTTCCCACCTATTATCAGAGATTTGTCTCCGCCTGTGTTGGAGCAGTTCGACCTCGATGAAGCCTTTCCCTCTGACAGAGAAGACGCCAGTAACTCCACCGACGACAATTTCGAATTCCAAAAACAGACCCCAACGTTCCATGATCAGAGGGACGCACAAAGCATCCTTTCTTCCAGGATATGTAATGGAGTCTGCAGCATGAAAGCAAGATAA